DNA from Vitis vinifera cultivar Pinot Noir 40024 chromosome 19, ASM3070453v1:
GATGTGAAGTCTGGTTTCTTTTTATTCAGTGATCTTGTGAAGATAATAGATTCTAAGGCAGGTTCTTTTTTTATGAACAGTGATCTCACCCGCAACTATTTCAATGGATCAATACCTACAAGTTTCTCTCGGCTTCCTCTTGTTAACCTGTAAGTTCTTATTATTTGCATCTGTGAGGacttttctttttcagcaatttACTGAGCAGTTACTAGTTGGCAAATCTGTACCTTTTGGAATTCTGCAGGTCCCTTTTGGGGAACCGTCTATCTGGATCAATTCCTAAGGAAATTGGTGGTATTGCTACACTTGAGGAGCTGTGAGTCATGAAACAGAATTCTATGTCTATTAGAGCAATGAAACCTGAAACTTGACCAGTTCAAATTGTCTTTCCCAGGATCTTGGAAGATAATCAACTAGAAGGACCACTTAATGAAAACCTTGGAAATTTGGGCCGTTTGAGGAGACTGTAAGACTGCTGTTcttattcctttttctttatgtgctaattattattattttatttcagattatattttattatctgAAATATAGAAAGGTTGGATTAAAATCCTACTACtagcaaaaatatattttccagGGAATTCATAGGACTATCTATTTTTGCTTCTGCAGCCTTCTCTCTGGAAACAATTTCACAGGAACGATACCGCAAAATTTTCGCAATCTGAAGAATTTAACTGATTTGTAAGTGATGAATATCcgggaattttatttttgtttttatttgtttttttgtgcCAAGTTTTTCTGAACTCCATATACCTCTTGCAGTAGGATAGATGGGAATAATTTATTCGGGAAAATACCTGATTTAATTGGGAACTGGACCAAACTTGACAAACTGTAAGTATGGTACTTCTTTTCATTTATCTACTAAATCTTTGGCACTTAGAGAAATTCCATACATGCTTGATTTAAATTCTGGTGTTACTCATAAGCATATTAAATTTTTGCAGGTTTCTTCAAGGCACATCAATGGAGGGCCCCATTCCTTCGACTATATCCCAGTTGAAAAACTTAACTGAGTTGTGAGCTTGCATTTCACTATCTGAGAATTTCTATACTCAGTTCATGATTTTATTCATGGTGAAAATTCAAAACTAGAAATATAAGTGTCTAATCTGTTCTGGTGGGTTTTGGTTGTCAGGATGATATCTAATTTGAATGGAGCAAGCATGTCTTTTCCTGATTTGCAGGATATGAAGAATATGACAAGATTGTGAGTTGAAGATggatatattttataacaagCTGCATTCgacttttatttcattttggtcCCACCAACTTATCAAGTTGCTTCTCTTATTTGTTTCGTTCAGGGCACTGAGAGATTGCTTGATTACTGGTCAAATCCCTCCCTATCTTggagaaatgaaaaaattaaaaatcttgtAAGTTGTTTTGGATTGTAATTCTTATAGAGATGTTTGGTTGTCTGAATTTTCTATCTTATGCTCATGgtctaaaaattccaattaagCTGACAAAGAatctttgttgagttgatttttttttttctgattcaTGTTCATGTAAACATTTTCCTTATAGAGATCTGAGCTTCAACCGACTGACCGGTCAAATTCCCGAAAGCCTACAGAGTTTGGACTCTATAGATTACATGTAAGTTAAATATTTGTTATAAAGTATGTCTAAGCATCCATAAACTCaacattttacttatttctcaGCTAGTATTCTTTGTATGCATCGATAACTTGTTTAATTTCAACTGAGAGATGATGCTATCTGTGTACAGGTTTCTGAATGACAACTTGCTAAGTGGAGAAGTACCCAGAGGGATATTAAACTGGAAAGAAAACGTGTTAGTAATTGTCAaagctttttattatttttattttggctaTGAAACTGTTCATGTCttgttaaaattttacataCGATGTATTGTTTTTCTAGTTGTGAATCTCCCATTCAACATCATTTTCCAATCAAGGAATACATCACTAATGCTATAACAATCTCTGTTGCAGTGATTTATCTTACAACAATTTTACAGGATCACCTCCATCTACTTGCCAGCAAAACGATGTGTAAGTTTCCTTCTGTATCTTACTTCTTCAtcccttatttttttcctcatcttttacaaactttttgtttttcttttccaacaGGAGCTTTGTTTCCAGTTATTCATCTTCAAAGAGTAGCACGTAAGTTCATTCATGTTAGGAcatacttattttatttgttttttttatttttatattaggaTTAAAAATGAGACTGAACGAAAGTTCTATTTTGTAGAGTACAATGGTGCTTAAAGAAGGACCTCCCGTGCCCTGAAAAACCCAGATGTAAGTATTGAAACCCATCGCACTTCCTATTATTAAACGGCAATGAAGAATTTTCGTTCCTAGCCACTTATAATTCTTGATGAAAGTGTTGTCTGCCATGATTCTGATTAAGTTAACTTGCAGATCATTCCTTTTTTATCAACTGTGGAGGAGgcaagatgagttttgaagggAATGAATATGACAAGGACGTAGATGGAAGGGGTGCATCACATTTTCTTGCTGATTATTTAGAAAGATGGGCTTACAGTAGTACAGGGGTTTTCAGCAAAGAAGACACTGCTTACCTCGCCAATAACACATCTCTGAAAATAATCGGCCCAGAATTCTACCAAACAGCTCGCGTTGCTCCTAACTCACTCAAGTATTATGGGCTTTGCCTACAAAAGGGCAGTTACAAAGTGCGGCTCCACTTTGCTGAAATCATGTTTACTAATGATCAGACCTTTAGTAGCTTGGGGAAGCGCATTTTTGATGTTTCAATTCAAGTAAGTGAAGGACCAATTCTCATTATCACAGTTCAGTTTGCGGTTTGAAATCTTGATTCTTGAGGATTACTAGAAAAATTGTCAACTATCAATCCAAACATATGAAGTATTAACTTGACTTTTCTACAGGGGAATGTAGTTTTAAAGGATTTTAATATTATGGAAGAAGCGAAAGGTGCTGGTAAGGGCATTTATAAGGACTTTGATGATGTTCTCGTTAATGGTAGCACTCTGGAGATCCACTTATACTGGTCAGGCAAAGGGACCAAATCTATTCCAGTAAGAGGTGTTTATGGACCTCTTATATCCGCCATTGCAGTGACTCCAAGTGAGATTATTCCCTATTCTGGGTTTTCTACTTTTCCTGCTACTACCTTGTCATGATGATATATCTTACTCTCCTTGTATAGACTTTGATCCCAACGCTGGGCTATCTGTTGGAGCTATCATCGGCATTGTAATGGCTTCATGTGTGGTCCTTGCGTTCATTTTGGCACTTCTATGGACGAAAGGTTACCTTGGAGGAAAAGACCTTGAAGATAAAGGTGAGATTAATTTGTTTCcataaaccatttttttgttaGTCTGCCTCTTCACAGCTCCAGACTGGTCATATTTCAGCCCATTCTGTCTtccaagaataaaaatttaaagtagaAAAGAGAAGTAGCTCT
Protein-coding regions in this window:
- the LOC100243601 gene encoding probable LRR receptor-like serine/threonine-protein kinase At1g53430; protein product: MENLSLILLLFLGFFCFVEFTSHAQDIPEDEVKALNTISSKLNISAKLNNSYWSVSQSSCREGRDFNVNITSEIRSLVTCNCTFVNSTVCHVTNIQLKGLNLTGVLPAEFGSLKYLQELDLTRNYFNGSIPTSFSRLPLVNLSLLGNRLSGSIPKEIGGIATLEELILEDNQLEGPLNENLGNLGRLRRLLLSGNNFTGTIPQNFRNLKNLTDFRIDGNNLFGKIPDLIGNWTKLDKLFLQGTSMEGPIPSTISQLKNLTELMISNLNGASMSFPDLQDMKNMTRLALRDCLITGQIPPYLGEMKKLKILDLSFNRLTGQIPESLQSLDSIDYMFLNDNLLSGEVPRGILNWKENVDLSYNNFTGSPPSTCQQNDVSFVSSYSSSKSSTVQWCLKKDLPCPEKPRYHSFFINCGGGKMSFEGNEYDKDVDGRGASHFLADYLERWAYSSTGVFSKEDTAYLANNTSLKIIGPEFYQTARVAPNSLKYYGLCLQKGSYKVRLHFAEIMFTNDQTFSSLGKRIFDVSIQGNVVLKDFNIMEEAKGAGKGIYKDFDDVLVNGSTLEIHLYWSGKGTKSIPVRGVYGPLISAIAVTPNFDPNAGLSVGAIIGIVMASCVVLAFILALLWTKGYLGGKDLEDKELRALELQTGYFSLRQIKAATNNFDSANKIGEGGFGPVYKGVLSDGSIIAVKQLSSKSKQGNREFVNEIGMISALQHPNLVRLYGCCIEGNQLLLIYEYMENNSLARALFGREEHRLHLDWPTRKKICLGIARGLAYLHEESRLKIVHRDIKATNVLLDKDLSAKISDFGLAKLDEEENTHISTRIAGTIGYMAPEYAMRGYLTDKADVYSFGVVALEIVSGKSNTNYRPKEEFVYLLDWAYVLHEQGNILELVDPILGSNYSEEEAAKMLNLSLLCTNPSPTLRPSMSSVVSMLEGKIAVQAPIVKKSSMNQDMRFKAFEKLSQDSQSHVSAFSQESQVQGSISMNGPWIDSSVSLTSREDTRDHSSSSKLLPELPDLYDVHLD